A stretch of the Malus sylvestris chromosome 10, drMalSylv7.2, whole genome shotgun sequence genome encodes the following:
- the LOC126584794 gene encoding uncharacterized protein LOC126584794 gives MSPVTTPMPFVLLIFLTLPFLSHTAPQASICRTSCGNIPINYPFGIDEGCGSPYYKNILVCSESSKLELRTPSGRYPVKSISYSDPHILLTDPFMWNCLDGDAFRVTRPFSLDTSTHLSLSPQNDYLFFNCSEQNVIIEPKPVFCERFPERCDSSCDSSSYLCRHLPECASALRTSSCCSYYPKATESLRLMLKYCATYTSVYWRNTGENQPDDQVPEYGIRVDFDIPVTTRCLQCQDTSKGGGTCGFDTKTHNFMCLCDRGNVTTYCKDHSFSQHRRNGVLAGTISGVTVAGAFGVGAGIWYMKKVRAKAPVTCGVQSNENRLF, from the exons ATGTCTCCTGTAACAACTCCTATGCCGTTTGTCCTGCTCATTTTCCTCACCCTTCCGTTTCTCAGCCACACAGCACCTCAAGCCAGCATCTGCAGAACTTCTTGCGGCAACATTCCCATCAACTACCCTTTTGGAATCGATGAAGGCTGTGGGAGCCCTTACTACAAAAACATCCTCGTATGCTCCGAATCCTCTAAACTCGAACTCCGAACACCTTCAGGAAGATATCCCGTTAAATCCATAAGCTACTCCGACCCTCACATTCTTCTCACCGATCCTTTCATGTGGAATTGCCTTGACGGTGACGCATTCCGAGTGACAAGGCCTTTTAGCCTCGACACGAGCACACATTTATCTCTCTCCCCTCAAAACGACTACCTTTTCTTTAATTGTAGTGAACAAAATGTGATCATTGAGCCAAAGCCTGTGTTTTGTGAGAGGTTTCCTGAGCGGTGTGACTCGTCGTGTGACAGTTCTAGTTATCTTTGCAGGCACTTGCCTGAGTGTGCCTCGGCGTTAAGGACAAGTTCTTGCTGCTCTTACTATCCCAAAGCCACTGAGTCTCTGAGGTTAATGTTGAAGTATTGTGCTACTTATACTAGTGTGTATTGGAGAAACACTGGTGAAAACCAACCGGATGATCAAGTCCCCGAATATGGAATTCGCGTCGATTTCGATATTCCGGTGACCACCCGTTGCCTTCAGTGTCAGGATACATCTAAAGGAGGCGGGACATGTGGATTcgacacaaaaacacataacttCATGTGCTTGTGTGACAGAGGAAATGTCACTACTTATTGTAAAG ATCATAGCTTTTCTCAGCATAGGAGGAATGGAGTGCTTGCAG GGACGATTAGTGGAGTGACAGTTGCAGGAGCCTTTGGAGTTGGAGCTGGAATTTGGTACATGAAGAAAGTGAGAGCTAAAGCACCAGTAACATGTGGGGTTCAGAGCAATGAGAATAGGCTTTTCTAA